Proteins found in one Sphingobacteriales bacterium genomic segment:
- a CDS encoding type IX secretion system membrane protein PorP/SprF, which produces MKILHTFSFFIVSILWQQLPVFSQNTIQDFPHSAQYFYLMPLYNPAFGGEPDQAWAQLNTRFVSNDRHSPLFTDFMLQGEVLTNMTLGLTGSLFSYDDDLKTQQYRVGLLGAFNFDFSENTIAKIGVNAGLIHYANKNGPNGTALPINTETERYFRTAFDAGLMLKWKRFTFGAAFSNLNEPTFQYYSAPYFNGNTISALGAKFNKKAYFSLCYDWELDDNLLLQPQALVRQFLGISTINNNTVGRYPMAATVAELTVLAHYKRTFGLGFTYKVEDPLYVASFSASYAIKQRYRLSAAYNLAQKDLIYPYSYIEVGLSILPWLEE; this is translated from the coding sequence ATGAAAATTTTACACACTTTCAGTTTTTTTATCGTTAGTATATTGTGGCAGCAGTTGCCTGTTTTTTCACAAAATACTATTCAGGACTTTCCACATTCGGCACAATATTTTTATTTGATGCCTTTGTACAATCCGGCATTCGGCGGAGAACCCGATCAAGCGTGGGCGCAGCTCAATACGCGCTTTGTGTCCAACGACCGCCACAGCCCGCTTTTTACTGATTTTATGTTGCAGGGCGAAGTACTTACCAACATGACTTTGGGTCTTACCGGCTCTTTATTCTCTTATGATGACGATTTAAAAACACAACAGTATCGCGTTGGCTTGCTGGGAGCTTTTAATTTTGATTTCAGTGAAAATACCATTGCAAAAATAGGAGTCAATGCCGGATTAATCCATTATGCCAATAAAAATGGACCTAACGGAACGGCACTTCCTATAAATACCGAAACAGAACGCTATTTCAGAACAGCTTTTGATGCGGGTTTGATGCTTAAATGGAAGCGTTTTACTTTCGGAGCGGCATTTTCTAACCTCAACGAACCCACTTTTCAATATTACAGCGCACCTTATTTCAACGGCAATACAATATCTGCGTTGGGGGCTAAATTCAATAAAAAAGCCTATTTCTCTTTGTGTTATGATTGGGAATTAGACGATAATTTGTTATTGCAACCGCAGGCATTGGTTCGTCAGTTTTTGGGCATCAGCACCATCAACAACAATACAGTAGGACGCTACCCGATGGCTGCTACCGTGGCAGAACTCACCGTGTTGGCGCATTATAAAAGAACTTTTGGTTTGGGCTTCACCTACAAAGTAGAAGACCCCTTATATGTGGCTTCTTTTTCGGCTTCTTATGCCATAAAGCAACGCTATCGCTTGTCGGCAGCTTATAATCTGGCGCAAAAAGATTTAATTTATCCTTATTCCTATATAGAAGTAGGTTTGAGTATTTTGCCTTGGTTAGAAGAATAA
- a CDS encoding thiol-disulfide oxidoreductase DCC family protein, with protein sequence MQFNTENTAPPDFAPAPPAHLLLFDGVCNLCNGVVQFILRHDRQGKFVFASLQSATGQHYLQQLQLPLHHFDSFILIEKNIAYQKSDAALRIARTLGGGWKILYGFIIIPAAWRNAVYDIIARHRYRFFGKTETCMLPHPKWKNRFL encoded by the coding sequence ATGCAGTTCAACACAGAAAATACCGCTCCTCCTGATTTCGCTCCCGCACCACCTGCACATTTGCTGCTCTTCGATGGTGTGTGCAACCTATGCAATGGTGTAGTACAATTTATCTTGCGCCACGACCGACAGGGAAAATTTGTATTTGCTTCGCTGCAATCTGCCACCGGACAACATTATCTGCAACAACTCCAACTGCCCCTGCATCATTTTGATTCTTTTATTTTAATAGAAAAAAATATCGCTTATCAAAAATCAGATGCTGCCCTGCGCATCGCACGAACTTTGGGCGGCGGATGGAAAATTCTGTATGGGTTTATAATTATTCCGGCAGCATGGCGCAATGCCGTTTATGATATAATAGCCCGCCACCGCTATCGTTTTTTCGGAAAAACCGAAACCTGTATGCTGCCGCACCCCAAATGGAAAAACCGATTTTTATAA
- a CDS encoding sterol desaturase family protein yields the protein MDLVALSIPVFFLLIGLELMIQKMSHTELYRFNDALSNISCGIVQQIVGVLAKTLLIGLYIYLYEYHRLLTIPDQWWSYVLLLFGVDFFYYWFHRYAHEISFIWGTHVVHHQSEEYNLSVALRQSAFQGFVSVFFYLPLALLGFSPLAFIFISSIQLLYQFWIHTKAINKMPAWFEYIFNTPSHHRVHHGVNPEYIDKNHGGTFIIFDRMFGTFQAEAAPVVYGVSKPLASWNPVWANFDYYLDLAKEWQLMPTLGDKIRLLLDKPGWRPATLGGSYQVQPITPEQQHKYNPAYPQALNYYLLAQYILLLVGASGFLFAAPHLSNFQKILLAIPPVWATMNVGVLMENKSWAARSEYMRLLSISVFLYIAIPPTDNNTYYLLLFWSAAMLLSLFWFYAVQHRKYRSS from the coding sequence ATAGACCTCGTTGCGCTATCTATTCCTGTTTTTTTTCTGCTGATAGGATTAGAGCTGATGATACAAAAAATGTCGCATACCGAACTGTATCGCTTCAACGATGCTTTGAGTAATATCAGTTGCGGTATTGTGCAACAAATTGTGGGTGTATTGGCAAAAACACTTTTGATAGGTTTATACATTTATTTGTACGAATATCATCGCTTGCTCACCATTCCCGACCAGTGGTGGAGCTATGTGCTGTTGCTCTTCGGTGTCGATTTTTTTTATTATTGGTTTCATCGCTATGCCCACGAAATCAGTTTTATTTGGGGCACGCACGTTGTACATCATCAAAGCGAAGAGTATAATTTGTCGGTGGCACTGCGGCAGTCGGCATTTCAGGGTTTTGTTTCGGTATTTTTTTATTTGCCTTTAGCCTTGCTGGGATTTTCGCCTCTGGCATTTATATTCATCAGTTCCATACAATTGCTGTATCAATTTTGGATACACACCAAAGCCATCAACAAAATGCCCGCTTGGTTTGAGTATATTTTCAATACGCCTTCGCATCATCGCGTGCATCACGGCGTAAATCCCGAATATATAGACAAAAATCACGGCGGCACTTTCATTATTTTTGACCGTATGTTCGGCACTTTTCAGGCGGAGGCTGCTCCGGTGGTCTATGGCGTGAGCAAACCTTTGGCGAGTTGGAATCCGGTGTGGGCGAATTTTGACTACTACCTCGATTTGGCAAAAGAATGGCAGTTGATGCCCACTTTGGGCGACAAAATCCGTTTGCTCCTCGACAAACCCGGGTGGCGACCTGCTACTTTGGGCGGCTCGTATCAGGTGCAGCCCATCACACCCGAACAACAACACAAATACAATCCCGCTTATCCACAAGCTCTCAATTATTATTTGCTGGCGCAATATATTTTACTGCTTGTCGGTGCTTCGGGATTTTTGTTTGCTGCACCCCATTTGAGCAATTTTCAAAAAATATTATTGGCAATACCGCCTGTGTGGGCAACTATGAACGTAGGCGTTTTGATGGAAAATAAAAGTTGGGCTGCACGCTCCGAATATATGCGTCTGCTGAGTATTTCCGTTTTTTTATACATCGCCATACCGCCCACCGACAACAATACTTATTATTTATTGTTGTTTTGGAGTGCTGCAATGCTGTTGTCTTTATTTTGGTTTTATGCAGTTCAACACAGAAAATACCGCTCCTCCTGA
- a CDS encoding PD40 domain-containing protein produces MLKYFFIVLSFLCFVQLSLSAQKNAVPPKAYKFFEQANTAYLAEKKAETETALLKAVKEYPDYYEAFKLLSKVQAELNKLPESRENALKIAEMKPEEAHHAYNHIGKTYMVEQNYPEAIRYFQMAIDHKTAPPKMVEELNDKIKACNFRLDAKRGKAPLKLMSLGKNVNTLQDEYLPTFTADASLLLFTRRVGKGAAQKEDFFYCQQDTSGAYLYDTAYSLGEPINTEYSEGALNISVDGKRLFFAAADRKGAEGGFDIYYSYRVGDEWVKPSNIGTPINTPAWESQPCLSADGTELFFSSTRPGGKGGRDLWVSRLKNNAWQQPENLGEAINTAFDEQCPFLHPDGKTLYFSSKGHIGMGDADIFKVTRSIDGKWGKPENLGYPINTENNENSLVITPDGKYGFFGSMTDSAGIDLFYFELPQAARPEFVTYVKATVVDAATQKPLAAEVEIIDLGSNIATARKMSDATDGTFLVTLPVGKNYLCNVQKTNYALYSANFALEKVDFQQPYELKIALEPLPQVGTPAQETHITLHNVFFASNSYQLQTASFIELDKMVDLLKKKSGLSVQIIGHTDDVGDDAANLALSENRAKAVYEYLVQKGIAAARLQYSGKGESQPIADNSTETGRAQNRRTEFILREK; encoded by the coding sequence ATGTTAAAATATTTTTTTATCGTGTTGAGCTTTTTATGTTTTGTACAGTTGTCGCTTTCTGCCCAAAAAAATGCCGTGCCGCCCAAGGCTTATAAATTTTTTGAACAAGCTAACACTGCTTATTTAGCAGAAAAAAAAGCTGAAACCGAAACTGCTTTGCTCAAAGCCGTCAAGGAATACCCCGATTATTATGAAGCGTTCAAACTGTTGTCGAAGGTGCAGGCGGAGCTTAATAAATTGCCGGAATCCAGAGAAAATGCCCTCAAAATCGCCGAGATGAAACCCGAAGAGGCGCACCACGCTTATAATCATATCGGAAAAACCTATATGGTGGAGCAAAATTATCCCGAAGCCATTCGTTATTTTCAAATGGCGATAGACCACAAAACCGCACCGCCCAAAATGGTGGAGGAACTGAATGATAAGATAAAAGCGTGTAATTTTCGCTTAGATGCCAAACGCGGCAAAGCTCCTTTGAAACTGATGAGTTTGGGAAAAAATGTCAATACACTGCAAGATGAATATTTGCCGACTTTCACCGCCGATGCTTCCCTGCTGCTTTTCACGCGGCGCGTAGGTAAGGGCGCAGCTCAAAAGGAAGATTTTTTCTATTGCCAGCAGGATACTTCAGGTGCTTATTTGTACGATACCGCTTACAGCCTTGGCGAGCCTATCAATACCGAATACAGCGAAGGTGCATTGAATATTTCGGTTGATGGAAAACGCCTCTTTTTTGCTGCTGCCGACCGTAAAGGTGCAGAGGGCGGTTTTGATATTTATTATTCGTATCGTGTAGGCGATGAGTGGGTAAAACCGAGCAATATCGGCACTCCTATCAACACGCCGGCTTGGGAGTCGCAGCCTTGCCTGTCGGCAGATGGAACAGAATTGTTTTTTTCATCTACCCGCCCGGGCGGCAAAGGTGGTCGCGATTTGTGGGTGAGTCGTCTTAAAAACAACGCTTGGCAACAACCCGAAAATTTAGGAGAAGCCATTAATACGGCTTTTGATGAGCAGTGCCCTTTTTTGCACCCCGACGGAAAAACGCTTTATTTTTCTTCCAAAGGGCATATAGGAATGGGCGATGCGGATATTTTTAAAGTGACACGCTCCATAGACGGCAAATGGGGCAAGCCCGAAAATTTGGGCTATCCTATCAACACCGAAAACAACGAAAATAGCTTGGTGATAACACCGGACGGCAAATACGGCTTTTTCGGTTCAATGACGGACAGTGCGGGCATTGATTTGTTTTATTTTGAATTGCCGCAAGCAGCACGCCCCGAATTTGTTACTTATGTAAAAGCGACCGTAGTAGATGCCGCCACACAAAAGCCGCTTGCCGCCGAAGTAGAAATTATAGATTTGGGTAGCAATATCGCCACTGCCCGCAAAATGAGCGATGCCACCGATGGTACTTTTTTGGTGACTTTGCCGGTGGGTAAAAATTATTTGTGCAATGTTCAAAAAACGAATTACGCTTTGTATTCTGCCAATTTTGCTTTGGAGAAAGTGGACTTTCAGCAGCCCTACGAATTAAAAATTGCTTTAGAACCATTGCCACAGGTAGGTACTCCCGCACAAGAAACACACATTACACTGCACAATGTATTTTTTGCCAGCAATTCGTATCAATTGCAAACAGCTTCTTTTATAGAATTGGATAAAATGGTGGATTTGCTGAAAAAAAAAAGCGGTTTATCGGTGCAAATTATAGGGCATACTGATGATGTTGGCGATGATGCAGCCAACTTGGCATTGTCGGAAAATCGCGCCAAAGCCGTTTATGAATACTTGGTACAAAAAGGCATAGCTGCTGCTCGCTTGCAATACAGCGGCAAAGGCGAAAGCCAACCTATCGCAGACAACAGCACGGAAACGGGGCGTGCTCAAAATCGTAGAACGGAGTTTATTTTAAGAGAAAAGTAA
- the ftsH gene encoding ATP-dependent zinc metalloprotease FtsH, whose translation MLNQNNNNNNNNTDPSNRDNKSQFNYYWVYAIVVLGFLALMFSPFEHQVKVIEPQKFFREMLPNGDVSKVTIVNKELVEVFLKEAALSQPQYQDVAHNSLNAPNMGPHYQFEIGSIDAFEQQLATIQTQLNNKEFVGVRYETRTDWRAGFISYILPILILVGLWVFLMRRVGNTMGGAGGQIFNIGKSKATLFDKDMAVNITFDDVAGLEEAKEEVMEVVDFLKNPKKYTALGGKIPKGCLLVGPPGTGKTLIAKAMAGEAKVPFFSISGSDFVEMFVGVGASRVRDLFKQAREKAPCIIFIDEIDAIGRARGRNAMHGNDERENTLNQLLVEMDGFGGEKGVIMIAATNRPDVLDSALLRPGRFDRLISIDRPDLKAREKIFNVHLKPIKTAPDIDGEKLAAQTPGFVGADIANVCNEAALIAARRDKSQVDMKDFQDAIDRSIGGLEKKNKIISPEEREIIAHHEAGHAICGWFLEHADPLLKVSIVPRGVAALGYAQYLPKEQYLYNTEQLLDEMCMTLGGRVAEDIIFNKISTGAQNDLERITKLAYAMVTIYGMNDQVGNVSFYDAQAEYTFDKPYSEATAEIIDKEVRKLIDSAYQRTKSLLSAKKAELILVAKELLDKEIIFKSDLERLIGTRPFDMPAPAIAAV comes from the coding sequence ATGTTGAATCAAAATAATAATAATAACAACAACAATACAGACCCGTCTAATCGCGACAATAAATCACAATTCAATTATTATTGGGTATATGCTATTGTCGTGTTGGGTTTTTTAGCTTTGATGTTCTCCCCTTTTGAGCATCAGGTAAAAGTCATTGAGCCACAAAAATTTTTCAGAGAAATGCTTCCCAATGGCGATGTCAGTAAAGTTACCATCGTAAATAAGGAGTTGGTAGAAGTGTTCTTAAAAGAAGCGGCACTCTCACAGCCTCAATATCAAGATGTAGCACATAATAGCCTCAATGCTCCCAATATGGGACCTCACTATCAATTTGAGATAGGCTCTATTGATGCTTTTGAGCAGCAACTGGCAACCATACAAACACAACTCAACAACAAAGAATTTGTCGGTGTTCGTTATGAAACCCGCACCGACTGGCGTGCCGGTTTTATCAGCTATATCCTGCCTATTCTTATTTTGGTGGGGCTGTGGGTGTTTTTGATGCGGCGCGTGGGCAATACGATGGGCGGTGCAGGCGGACAAATTTTTAACATCGGAAAATCAAAAGCCACCCTTTTTGATAAAGATATGGCGGTAAATATAACCTTTGATGATGTTGCCGGTTTGGAAGAAGCTAAAGAAGAAGTAATGGAAGTGGTAGATTTTTTGAAAAATCCGAAAAAATATACCGCTTTGGGGGGCAAAATACCAAAAGGTTGTTTGCTCGTGGGACCCCCGGGTACCGGAAAAACCCTCATCGCCAAAGCAATGGCGGGCGAAGCCAAAGTACCTTTTTTCTCTATTTCAGGCTCCGATTTCGTAGAAATGTTTGTGGGCGTGGGAGCTTCGCGGGTACGCGATTTGTTTAAGCAAGCACGCGAAAAAGCACCTTGCATTATTTTCATTGATGAAATAGATGCCATCGGTCGGGCACGCGGCAGAAATGCTATGCACGGCAACGATGAGCGCGAAAATACATTAAACCAATTGTTGGTAGAAATGGACGGCTTCGGCGGCGAAAAAGGAGTAATTATGATTGCTGCCACCAACCGCCCCGATGTGTTGGATTCGGCGTTGTTGCGTCCGGGTCGCTTCGACCGCCTCATTTCCATTGACCGCCCCGACCTCAAAGCACGCGAAAAAATCTTCAACGTACACCTCAAACCCATCAAAACTGCTCCTGATATTGATGGCGAAAAGTTGGCAGCACAAACACCGGGATTTGTGGGTGCGGATATTGCCAATGTATGCAACGAAGCCGCTTTGATTGCTGCTCGCCGCGACAAATCGCAGGTGGATATGAAAGATTTTCAAGATGCCATAGACCGTTCTATCGGCGGTTTGGAAAAGAAAAATAAAATTATATCGCCCGAAGAGCGCGAAATTATCGCCCACCATGAAGCCGGACACGCCATTTGCGGTTGGTTTTTGGAACACGCCGACCCTTTACTCAAAGTGAGCATTGTGCCGCGCGGTGTAGCGGCTTTAGGATATGCACAGTATTTGCCCAAAGAACAGTATTTGTACAATACCGAGCAATTATTGGACGAAATGTGCATGACACTCGGCGGACGTGTGGCAGAAGATATTATTTTCAATAAAATATCTACCGGCGCACAAAACGATTTGGAACGCATTACCAAATTGGCATACGCGATGGTTACAATTTACGGAATGAACGACCAAGTGGGTAATGTATCATTTTATGATGCACAAGCCGAATATACTTTTGATAAGCCCTATTCCGAAGCTACTGCCGAAATAATTGATAAGGAAGTACGCAAACTGATTGATTCGGCATACCAGCGCACCAAAAGTTTATTATCTGCCAAAAAAGCAGAATTGATTTTGGTAGCGAAGGAATTATTGGATAAAGAAATTATTTTTAAATCAGATTTAGAGAGGCTCATAGGTACACGCCCTTTTGATATGCCGGCTCCGGCAATAGCCGCAGTTTAA
- the rsfS gene encoding ribosome silencing factor translates to MHIFRPYLPFIIEGIQDIKGVHTVCLDVSHIPDAVCKQFVICEGTSTTHVRGIAGSIEEKIKKQFGENPFSVEGTRGSEWVILDYIEVVVHIFLKEKRDFYQLEELWSDAVTTNYDTPPPAAAIHIRGTKSQK, encoded by the coding sequence CTGCATATCTTTCGCCCTTACCTTCCTTTTATTATAGAAGGTATTCAGGATATAAAAGGCGTTCATACTGTATGTTTAGATGTAAGTCATATTCCCGATGCCGTTTGTAAACAATTTGTGATTTGCGAAGGAACTTCTACTACACATGTACGCGGTATCGCCGGTAGCATAGAAGAAAAAATAAAAAAACAATTTGGCGAAAACCCTTTCAGCGTAGAAGGCACACGCGGCAGTGAGTGGGTCATTTTGGATTACATAGAAGTCGTTGTTCATATATTTTTGAAAGAGAAAAGAGACTTTTATCAATTGGAAGAATTGTGGAGTGATGCCGTAACAACGAATTACGATACACCGCCGCCTGCTGCTGCAATACATATTCGTGGCACTAAATCGCAAAAATAA
- a CDS encoding biotin--[acetyl-CoA-carboxylase] ligase encodes MYKLGKDRLFIGNYWKEYDEITSTNDVALQAIDVPEGAVFWAKRQTAGRGQRGSCWQSKDGENATFSVVLYPKFLPLSAAFRLSVAVAVGIRDSLAELYPETTLFIKWPNDIYTAGGKKTGGILLENIVGSGGNWARCVVGIGINVNQRDFGEALPYATSLYIESGIQQELLPLIQNLCAGIEARYLQLKAAAWNTVLADYYAVLWGYQQWLFFERKRDNTVFKGKIEGVDAQGKLQITVLNGGIEAFDVKEIVFLHLQQ; translated from the coding sequence ATGTATAAGCTTGGCAAAGATAGACTTTTTATTGGAAATTATTGGAAAGAATATGACGAAATAACCTCTACCAATGATGTGGCTTTACAGGCTATTGATGTGCCGGAAGGTGCGGTATTTTGGGCTAAACGGCAAACGGCGGGACGTGGGCAGCGCGGTAGTTGCTGGCAAAGCAAAGACGGCGAAAATGCGACTTTCAGTGTGGTGTTGTATCCCAAATTTCTGCCGCTTTCTGCTGCTTTCCGCTTGTCGGTGGCGGTGGCGGTGGGCATACGCGACAGTTTGGCGGAGCTATATCCCGAAACGACTCTTTTTATCAAGTGGCCGAATGATATTTATACGGCAGGAGGAAAAAAAACAGGCGGTATTTTGCTGGAAAATATAGTAGGCAGCGGCGGGAATTGGGCGCGTTGTGTGGTAGGTATCGGTATCAATGTCAATCAGCGCGATTTTGGGGAGGCGTTGCCCTATGCCACTTCGCTGTACATAGAGAGCGGCATACAACAGGAACTTCTGCCACTCATACAAAATCTTTGTGCGGGTATAGAAGCACGCTATCTGCAACTCAAAGCGGCGGCTTGGAATACTGTACTGGCAGATTACTATGCGGTTTTGTGGGGCTATCAGCAGTGGCTTTTTTTTGAGCGCAAGCGCGACAATACTGTATTCAAAGGAAAAATAGAAGGTGTTGATGCACAGGGAAAATTACAAATAACTGTACTCAATGGCGGCATAGAAGCATTTGACGTGAAAGAAATTGTATTTCTTCATTTGCAGCAATAA
- the bshA gene encoding N-acetyl-alpha-D-glucosaminyl L-malate synthase BshA, translating to MKIGIVCYPTYGGSGVVATELGIALARAGHDVHFVSYKQPFRLFHFYENITFHEVTFADYPLFEYPPYETALASKLVDTVKFSKLDVLHVHYAIPHASAAFLAKSILREAGIHIPVITTLHGTDITLVGKDPTYAPVVAFSINQSDGVTAVSESLRQQTFDIFSIRRPIAVIPNFIDLDIFKKSDKNHFKKAIAPNGEKILIHTSNFREVKRVDDALHIFYKVREQVPSKLLLVGDGPERQKAEKLCRDWGICEDVRFLGKQDAIGDLLAVSDLFLLPSASESFGLAALEAMACEVPVISSNAGGIPEVNIHGVTGFLREVGDIEAMAKDAVTLLKDEDLLQQFSRNALEQAQRFDQKNIVPLYESFYSEIIATSAVQFS from the coding sequence ATGAAGATTGGAATTGTTTGTTATCCTACCTACGGTGGGAGCGGCGTAGTAGCTACCGAATTGGGCATTGCTTTGGCACGGGCAGGTCACGATGTGCATTTTGTATCCTATAAACAACCTTTCCGTTTATTTCATTTCTACGAAAATATCACCTTTCACGAAGTCACCTTTGCCGATTATCCTTTATTTGAGTATCCGCCCTACGAAACCGCCCTCGCCAGCAAATTGGTAGATACCGTAAAATTCAGCAAATTAGATGTATTGCACGTACACTATGCCATTCCGCACGCATCGGCGGCTTTTTTAGCTAAGAGCATCTTGCGCGAAGCGGGTATTCATATTCCGGTAATTACTACCTTGCACGGTACGGATATTACTTTGGTGGGCAAAGACCCCACTTATGCACCGGTGGTGGCGTTTTCTATTAATCAGTCTGACGGAGTAACGGCAGTGTCGGAGAGTTTGCGCCAACAAACCTTTGATATTTTTTCCATTCGCCGCCCTATTGCAGTGATACCCAATTTTATAGATTTAGATATTTTTAAAAAATCAGATAAAAATCATTTCAAAAAAGCTATTGCCCCCAACGGCGAAAAAATCCTCATTCATACGTCCAATTTCCGCGAAGTGAAGCGTGTAGATGATGCGTTGCATATATTTTATAAGGTGCGCGAGCAAGTGCCTTCCAAATTGTTGCTGGTAGGTGATGGACCGGAGCGACAAAAAGCCGAAAAACTGTGCCGTGACTGGGGCATTTGCGAAGATGTTCGTTTTTTGGGCAAGCAAGATGCTATCGGCGATTTGCTGGCGGTGAGCGATTTGTTTTTGTTGCCTTCGGCGAGTGAGAGTTTCGGATTGGCGGCTTTGGAGGCGATGGCTTGCGAAGTACCCGTTATTTCGTCCAATGCGGGTGGTATTCCCGAAGTAAATATACACGGCGTGACGGGTTTTTTGCGCGAAGTAGGCGATATAGAAGCAATGGCAAAAGACGCAGTGACCCTGCTCAAAGACGAAGATTTATTGCAACAATTCAGCCGCAATGCTTTGGAACAGGCACAGCGTTTTGACCAAAAAAATATCGTGCCTTTGTACGAGTCTTTTTACAGCGAAATTATAGCTACTTCGGCGGTTCAGTTTTCATAA
- a CDS encoding aldo/keto reductase yields MQYRKLGKSGLLVSELSLGSWLTFGKQIEDKLAEQLMVQAYESGINFFDNAEIYAQGESERVMGRILKKTNWDRSSYLVSSKVFFGRGDRRPNMTGLSRKHITEACHEALRRLHVEYLDLYFCHRPDKNTPIEETVWAMNILIQQGKVLYWGTSEWSAQEITEAHAAAERYRLIPPLMEQPQYNMFHRERFEVEYNQLYKNFGLGTTIWSPLASGILTGKYNDAAPTDTRLSMDGLEWLRDRELTEKRLEIVRRLTATASEAGLTMTELALLWCLHNPNVSTVILGASKLSHLSDNLKVLDKKLLYTEDVAAQVENILANKPAFPQF; encoded by the coding sequence ATGCAATATCGCAAACTCGGAAAGTCAGGCTTATTGGTCAGCGAATTATCATTGGGTTCGTGGCTCACCTTTGGCAAGCAAATAGAAGATAAACTCGCTGAACAACTAATGGTACAAGCCTACGAATCGGGCATCAATTTTTTTGATAATGCCGAAATTTATGCTCAAGGCGAAAGCGAGCGCGTGATGGGGCGCATTTTGAAAAAAACGAACTGGGATCGCAGCAGTTATTTGGTGAGTAGCAAGGTATTTTTTGGCAGAGGCGACCGCCGCCCCAATATGACGGGCTTGAGCCGCAAACACATCACCGAAGCCTGCCACGAAGCTTTGCGCCGTCTGCATGTAGAGTATTTGGACTTATATTTTTGTCACCGCCCCGATAAAAATACGCCTATTGAAGAAACCGTATGGGCGATGAATATTTTGATACAACAAGGAAAAGTATTGTACTGGGGTACTTCGGAGTGGTCGGCACAGGAAATTACCGAAGCCCACGCCGCCGCCGAACGCTATCGCCTCATTCCTCCTTTAATGGAGCAGCCGCAATACAATATGTTTCATCGCGAGCGTTTTGAAGTAGAATATAACCAATTGTACAAAAATTTCGGCTTGGGTACTACGATTTGGTCGCCTTTGGCTTCTGGTATTCTCACCGGAAAATACAACGATGCCGCTCCCACCGACACACGCCTGAGTATGGACGGATTAGAGTGGTTGCGCGACCGCGAACTCACCGAAAAACGATTAGAGATAGTACGCCGCCTTACAGCAACCGCCAGCGAGGCAGGGCTTACTATGACAGAGTTGGCACTACTGTGGTGTTTGCACAATCCGAATGTGAGTACGGTTATTTTAGGAGCTTCCAAACTATCGCATCTGAGCGACAACCTGAAAGTGTTGGATAAAAAATTGCTTTATACTGAAGATGTAGCAGCACAGGTAGAAAACATTTTAGCCAACAAACCGGCTTTTCCGCAATTTTAA
- the smpB gene encoding SsrA-binding protein SmpB → MKQLKLNNDIVANNKKADFQYFLVQTFKAGIVLTGTEVKSVRLARVNMSDAYCYFKKEELWLKNLHIAEYSFGNYANHAPLRERKLLLKNKELRRLQAKIKERGFTIIPVQMFISERGLVKIEIALAKGKKSFDKRDTIKDREAKKDVERMLKKYR, encoded by the coding sequence ATGAAGCAATTGAAACTGAATAATGATATTGTAGCCAACAATAAAAAAGCAGATTTTCAGTATTTTTTGGTACAAACTTTTAAAGCAGGTATTGTACTCACCGGCACTGAGGTAAAATCGGTGCGGTTGGCGCGTGTCAATATGAGCGATGCTTATTGCTACTTTAAAAAAGAGGAATTGTGGCTAAAAAACCTGCACATTGCTGAGTATTCCTTTGGGAATTATGCCAACCACGCGCCTTTGCGCGAACGAAAATTGTTGTTAAAAAATAAAGAGCTACGCCGCCTGCAAGCAAAAATCAAAGAGCGAGGCTTTACGATTATTCCGGTGCAAATGTTTATTTCGGAGCGAGGCTTGGTAAAAATAGAAATTGCCCTTGCCAAAGGAAAGAAAAGTTTTGACAAACGCGATACCATTAAAGACCGCGAAGCCAAAAAAGATGTGGAGCGTATGCTGAAAAAATATCGTTGA